One Hemitrygon akajei chromosome 21, sHemAka1.3, whole genome shotgun sequence genomic region harbors:
- the LOC140714487 gene encoding pro-neuregulin-4, membrane-bound isoform-like, with product METPAHGELCPDSYNYYCLNGGTCYILVSTPFCWCNNSFKGNRCEEFLLSSHQPKRTVSSLFIILTVVTLLIGVLVITVRTYFYCRKRQQKRRKERGRSLYQVVARHRDKGTGATKYEQDCQNI from the exons CACACGGGGAGCTCTGTCCCGATAGCTACAATTACTACTGTCTTAATGGAGGCACCTGCTACATTCTGGTATCCACACCCTTCTGCTG GTGTAACAACAGCTTCAAAGGAAATCGATGCGAGGAGTTCCTGCTCTCCAGCCACCAACCAAAGCGGACTGTAAGTTCACTGTTCATCATCCTCACTGTGGTCACCCTGCTCATTGGGGTCCTAGTAATCACGGTCAGGACCTACTTCTATTGCAG GAAACGGCAGCAGAAGAGAAGGAAGGAGCGGGGCAGGAGCCTGTACCAGGTGGTGGCCAGACACAGGGACAAAGGCACTGGAGCCACAAAGTATGAGCAAGACTGCCAAAACATCTAA